AAGGCGGTGATCTGTTGTTCGATCACATCCTTGGCGAGACCGGCGACACCAATGCTTTCCTCCTGCTGGGCGAAGGCCGGGGCATTGAGAATGCCGGCCACGAGAAAGATCGCAATTCCAATTCGCATGCGCATCATCATCCCCTTGCTTTAGAAAGTCCGAAACAAAAGGATAGGCGGATTCGTGACGATGAAAAGACCGTTCAAGTGGAAGTGAGCGCGTTTGCCCTCACATGAAGGGCATCACCGGTACCAGAGTGTGGGCAGGTAGAGCGTCAGTTGCGGGAACACCGTGATCAGCAGCAACACCGTCATCAGAGGGATGAGGAATGGCGCGGTCGCTCTCACGGTCTTCTCGATTGAGAGGTTGGATACCCTCGCCAGCACGAACAGGACCATGCCGATCGGTGGTGTGATGAGGCCGATCATCAGGTTGAGCACCATCACCACGCCGAACTGAACCGGGTCGATACCGACATGCAGGACGGCCGGCATCAGGATCGGGACGAGAATGGAGATCGCCGCAATCGTTTCCATGAAGCAGCCGACGATCAGGATGATGACGTTGATGATCAGCAGCAGCATGATCGGATCGTCGGTGATTGTCAGCAGGAGTTCCGTGAATTGCGCCGTCACCTGGGTGACCGTCAGGACCCAGCCGAACAGCGAGGCTGCGGCAACGATGACCAGCACCGAGGCGGTTGTTTCGATCGTCTGGATCGTGATCTGGTAGAAACGTTTCACCGACAAGGTGCGGTACACGACGAAGCCGAGGATGAGAGCCCAGGCGCAGGCGGCGATCGCCGCCTCTGTCGGAGTGAATGCACCCGTCGCGATGCCGCCGATGATGATCGCAGGCGTGAGCAGGGCCGGCACGGCATTCAGGGCACTTCTCGCCAGGACCCGCAATCTGAACGCCTGATCGGCGCCGATCTTGTGCCGCCATGAATACCAGGTGATGTAGGCCATCAGCGAGCCTGCCATCAGCAGGCCCGGAATGAAGCCCGCCGCAAACAACTGCCCAATGGAGACATTGGCCATGACGCCGAAGATCACCATCGGCAGGGACGGGGGGATGATCGGCCCGATGGTCGAGGATGCAGCTGTCACGCCGACCGCGAGATGGTCGTTGTATCCCCGGTCCCGCATCGCCTTGACCTCGATCGTCCCGAGCCCGCCGGCATCGGCCACAGCCGCGCCCGACATGCCCGCAAAAATGACCGATGCGATCACGTTGACATGGCCAAGCCCGCCCTTCAGCCAGCCGACAGCCGCCGTGGCAAAGTCGAAGATCCGGTTCGTAATGCCGGCGGAATTCATCAGATTGCCCGCCAGAATGAAGAAGGGAACGGCAATCAGCGGAAAGCTGTCAACGCCACCCACCATTCGGTGGAGCACGACGAAATCCGGCAGGTTTCCAATGAAATGTGTATAGGCAAGGGATGCACCACCCAACGCCACAAAGACAGGCACGCTGACCAGCAGCAGCCCGAAGAACACCATGAGAAGCAGGACCATCGACAGACCTCAATCGAAAATCTGCGACGGGTCCGAAACCGGATCCCAGCCGCGCTTGGCATTGGAAATGAGAGCCTGAACCGCCCGCCAGAGCATAAGCAGGCAGCCAACGAGCACGCCGCCATAAACCACGCTCATTGACACGTCGATCACGGTCATCCGCTGGATCATCATGCGTTGGGTCAGGTTCCAGGCGAACCAGACCAGCAGGATGACGAAGCCCAGCGTGATCATGTCGGCCACGAACCGCAACACCCTTGCAACGTTCGGCGGCATCATGTCCACGATCACTTCTACCGCGATATTGGTACGCCGCCGGAAGACGATCGCTGCCCCGAAAAAGGTCACCCAGATCAACAGATAGCGGCCGATCTCCTCGGTCCAGGCGACCGAGTCATTCAGCACATAGCGGCTGAAGAATTGCAGAAAGGTGACGCCGCCCAGGATCCAGAACAGGCAGAAGGCGAGAACGTCATCGATTCTGAAAATGAGCGGCGGATCGGCCTCGTCCTCGACATGCAGGATGGCGGCTGGCGTTGCAGCCTCGTCTTGCGGCTCGTGTGTCATGCGCTGTCTCCGCGCTGGCTGGCATCGAAGCGGCTGCGGCGCATCGCGCCACAGCCAATTCCCGCGAGGGGGTTAGCCCCAAAGGGGTCAGAGCGCCTGCAGCGCGTCATACTGCTCCTGTGACCAGCCGGCGCCGGACTCAGGATCGTTGTGCAGTGGTACTGCAGCATCGATGAACGGCTTGCGATCGATCTCGACCACCGTCTTTCCGAGCGTCCGGAATTCGTCGGCAAGACGGCCCTCCGAGGCGCGGATGTCTGCGGTCGCCCGCGAAGCCGCTTCCTTCAAGACTTCGTCCATGATCGTCTTCTGCTCGTCCGACAGTTGCGCCATCACATGGCCGCCGACGATGGTCAGCAGCGATTCCGTGATGTGACCGGTCAGCATGATATGGCTTTGAACTTCGTAGAATTTCTTGGCCATGATCGTCGGCAGAGGGTTTTCCTGCCCGTCAACCGTACCCTGCTGCAGGGCGAGATAGACTTCGGCGAAAGCGATCGGTGTCGCATTCGCGCCGACGGATTTGGTGAACATCAGGAAAAGCGGGGCAGGCGGCACGCGCAATTTCATGCCCTTCATGTCT
This DNA window, taken from Peteryoungia algae, encodes the following:
- a CDS encoding TRAP transporter large permease, yielding MVLLLMVFFGLLLVSVPVFVALGGASLAYTHFIGNLPDFVVLHRMVGGVDSFPLIAVPFFILAGNLMNSAGITNRIFDFATAAVGWLKGGLGHVNVIASVIFAGMSGAAVADAGGLGTIEVKAMRDRGYNDHLAVGVTAASSTIGPIIPPSLPMVIFGVMANVSIGQLFAAGFIPGLLMAGSLMAYITWYSWRHKIGADQAFRLRVLARSALNAVPALLTPAIIIGGIATGAFTPTEAAIAACAWALILGFVVYRTLSVKRFYQITIQTIETTASVLVIVAAASLFGWVLTVTQVTAQFTELLLTITDDPIMLLLIINVIILIVGCFMETIAAISILVPILMPAVLHVGIDPVQFGVVMVLNLMIGLITPPIGMVLFVLARVSNLSIEKTVRATAPFLIPLMTVLLLITVFPQLTLYLPTLWYR
- a CDS encoding TRAP transporter small permease, yielding MTHEPQDEAATPAAILHVEDEADPPLIFRIDDVLAFCLFWILGGVTFLQFFSRYVLNDSVAWTEEIGRYLLIWVTFFGAAIVFRRRTNIAVEVIVDMMPPNVARVLRFVADMITLGFVILLVWFAWNLTQRMMIQRMTVIDVSMSVVYGGVLVGCLLMLWRAVQALISNAKRGWDPVSDPSQIFD
- a CDS encoding sialic acid TRAP transporter substrate-binding protein SiaP, translated to MTRRGASLAIATLTLAGIFAGPAQSAMELKWAHVYETSEPYHNQAVWAAEEIKKRTNGEISISVFPASQLGNENQINEGLGLGTVDIIYTGVAFAGAIHKPIAISNAPFILRDFDHWQAYRDSDLFKEIAGGYDSATGHKVHALTYYGQRHLTANREVTKPEDMKGMKLRVPPAPLFLMFTKSVGANATPIAFAEVYLALQQGTVDGQENPLPTIMAKKFYEVQSHIMLTGHITESLLTIVGGHVMAQLSDEQKTIMDEVLKEAASRATADIRASEGRLADEFRTLGKTVVEIDRKPFIDAAVPLHNDPESGAGWSQEQYDALQAL